The Paenibacillus yonginensis genome segment CAGTATGCCTAACAAAATGGCTCCGGAAACCAAGGCATTGCCTAATTTCCCAGAGACCCCCGAGCCCAAAACAGTTCCCACCATCAACAGAATCGCCACCTGTGGAATCGTCATCTGGGAAATGGATTTCCGTCCGCTTAATCGGAATAATAACAGAGCAATCAAAGCCAAAAGTAGCGATCTCCAAATTAGGTTAAAATCCAATTGTCTCTCCTCCTGACGCATGTGCGGTAGTAAAAATCAAACCTGAAGCGACAAATCCGATCCCACTTGGTTTTTCAGCAGTTTCTCAGTTTCCTCCCAAAGCTTTTTTTGCATGAAAGGGTCGTCAGCCAAAGATACAGGCACCAATTCGGTTCCGGTTTTTACGTTATAGTACCCTCCCGAGTGGCCTTTATATTCAGCGGCTGTTGCCAAACGCACAATAATTTCCGCACCATACCGCGGATCCCCTAAACGCAGAAATTTTAAAATTTTCTCAAGCAATGCGGCAAAACGAAGTTCTCTCCCCAGACCTGTGACATTAAATCCCGGATTCAAAGCAAAAGCTTCGATGCCCGTTCCCGCCCATCGGCGGGCCAGCTCTTTGGTAAACATGATGTTATACAATTTGGTTTTTCCATAAATGGCAGAGGACCCTCTCGCTGAAAATGGAGTGGTATCCGTCAAATCGCCGGGGAGCTTAAACTTTCCATAATTTCTTGATGCCTCCGATGCCACATTAATAACTCTTGCTTGTCCGGATGCCTGAAGGGAAGATTTTAGCTGCTGCGTCAGGCACCACGGAGCAAAATAATTCACTGCAATCATTTCAGGATAACCTTCAGCAGTGATCCGCTGTTCAAAAGCATGAAGCCCAGCATTATTGATTAGAATATTAATTACCGGATGATCCTTAGAAATTTCCTCTCCCATTCGTTGAACCTCTTTCAGAACCGAAAGATTACCATAATAAACTTTCACCTCTGCCTCCGGAGAAACTTCTCTGATCCTGCGAAGGGTTGCCTCCGCTCTCTCCTCACTTCTCGCTGTCAAGACAAGCTGAATCCCCTGTTTGGCAAGTTCTATAGCGGCCAATTCCCCAATTCCGCTGGTTGCTCCTGTGATCACTGCTATTTTTTTAGTTCTTTTTCCCATTTCAACGCCGCCTCTCCCTTATTGTTTTGACTTTCCTGCTCCTCGATTTTATATTTGATATATATCAACAATGTAGCCAATATACAATTTTGTTTGATATATGTCAAATAATTTTCAATTCCAATCCAGAATGGAGCTGTTTTACTATGAACCCAACCAATAATCGTTCATCATCCAGGCTGAAGCTGGAGTTAGAGCTGGGAGAACAGCTTAATATCCTGATCAGCGCTGCTCACGCACTGAATGTAAAGTCCGCAGCACGTTTCGATCCCGAGCTTCAGCCTGCGGCTTTCCTTCTGGTCCGCTGGCTGCTTTCCCACGGTCCTGCAAGCGCAACGGCACTTGCAGAGGCAACAGCCATGGATCGAAGCTCCGTCACAAGACTGATCAATCCATTAAAAGAACGGGGTTACGTGTACAGCGAACCCGATCCGAACGACCGTCGCGGAGTCCGCTTATCCTTAACGGACTCTGGAAGAAAACAGGCTGAAGAAGCACTGAAACTTAAAGAAACCGTCTTTTACGGCAGCATTGCGAAATGGGAGGACAACAAGCTGGAGCAATTTATTACGTTGCTTGACCAATTTAACAGTCCTTAAGGCTCTCCTCAAAGGGCCGAATGCACAACAAAAAGCCGCTTATCCCTTAAGGCAAGCGGCTTTTCTATGCTTTTCAACGTTCCTTCTTCTCAGGAACCCTGCTTTTGGACAAGAGGATCTTCTTTCTCCCGCCCGTGCAGCCGGACGCTCATGACAACGCCCAAGCTGGCCATGTTGATGAGGAGCGACGTGCCCCCGAAACTGATAAAAGGCAGCGTAATCCCGGTCAGCGGCATAATGCCGATGAACATGCCGATGTTCTCAAAGATTTGGTAGAGCAGCATGGCCACGACGCCCACAATGAGATACGGCCCGCTCCTCTCCCTTGCCTCAAGCGAGATCAGAATCATGCGGTGAATCAGGATGAAGTAGAGCAGCAGCAGTACCGAACATCCGACAAACCCGAACTCTTCAGCCACCACCACAAAAATAGAGTCGGAATACGTGTAAGGCACCCGGCTGCTCTGCACAAAATCGCCCTGCATATACCCTTTGCCGAACATGCCTCCCGAAGCTATGGCGATCTTCGCATTACGGGTATGGTAGGAGGCGTCTTTGCTCGCCTCGTCCGGCATCAGCCAAGGGTCGATCCGGTCAAGCCAGTGCGCTTTGCTTGTGCCTGCCAAAGAAGCTTCAATTTGGTCGTGGAAAGAAATATAAGATTTGATGCCGACAACCACAGCTACTGCAAACACAACGATGATAATCAGCGCATGCGAATACTTCAGATTGCCAATCCACAGCAGACCCAGCAGAATAACCAGGTAGCTTAGCCCGTTGCCGATGTCATTCTGGGCCATAACCAGGCCAAACGGGACCAGGGTCACCAGGGTGAGAGGTACAACATTTTTCCAAAAAGAGAGCTTGGCTTTATGTTTCCTCACCAGCAGCGCCGTAAGCGTAATAATCAGCACCAGCTTGAACAGCTCCGCCGGCTGCAGACTCAGCCCGCCCGGAACTTTAAGCCAGCCTTGGGCCCCGTTCACGCTGCTTCCGATAAACAGAACCAGCAGCAGCAGCGCCAGGCCCAAACCCAAAATGTACATATAATATTTGACCAGCAGCTTGTAATCAAGCAGCGCAATTCCGAAAAAAGCGATAAAGCCGGGGATATAATAAAGCGCCATTCTTTTATCGGCACCCTTAAAATCCTTCCAGCCCGCAATCCCGCTGTGGATCAAGATGATGCTGAGCACCATCAAGAGCCCGAGAATGACTACTATTACCCAGTCCATCTTTTTTAATTTGTTGATGATTATCAACCCGGATCCCCCCAGAGTCCTTTTAGCCTGAACTCTGTCTTATCGCAAAGTTCTTAGTGACTGACATACTGACATATGAACTACGTTCAAACTCCCCTTAATGTTACACTATCCCTGCCCGTCAGAACAAATCTTATTCGCTCTCAGCAATTCCGATTACATGGCGTTCAATGCCCGCATAATCCCGGATGGTTTCGATCCTTGTCCAGTGTCCGGCCTGGCGAAGCAGCCCGGCAACATCTCCGGCCTGGCCCATCCCCAGCTCAAATCCGATCAATCGGGGCGGGGCCGCAAGCAAAACCAACTGCCGCATCATGATCCGGTACGGGTCAAGGCCGTCTTCCCCGCCATCCAGTGCAGACCGGGGCTCAAAGTCCTTGACTTCCGGCTGCAAGCCTTCAATAACCGCCGCCGGGATATAAGGCGGATTGGAGACGAGAATATCCAGCTTCATGCCCTGGAAAGGCTCCAGCAGATTGCCTTCGCGAAAAGCAATCTCAAGGCCTAATTCGGCTGCATTGCTTTTGGCCGTCTCCAGGGCAGCCGGGGAGATATCACTGGCCATTACACGCCACTCCGGCCGAAGCTGCTTCAGAGCTGCGGCGATAGCTCCGCTGCCCGTACCAATGTCAGCCGCCAGCGGCTGAGGATAACTCGGGATGGCCGCACCCGCCGCCGCAGCTGAATCTCTTGCTGCACAAGGTTTCGCTTCCGCAGCCAGCGCTGTCCCTCCGCCTGCGGAAGGGCCAGCGCTGCCCCGTCTCTCCTGCGGCCAAAGCTCGCTGCCGAGCTGGACGATGCGCTCCACCAGCAGCTCCGTTTCCGGCCGGGGGATCAGCACGGCGGGGTTCACCTTAAACGTTAACCCGTAAAATTCCTGTTCGCCCGTAATATATTGGGCAGGTTCTCCCTCGGCTTTGCGGGTGATCGCCTGCTCCCACTGCACCTTCCGGTCTTCCGGAAAAGGTTCTCTCTGCGAGGCCAGCAGGGAGGCCGGCGATAAGCCCAGCACATGGCCCAGCAGCAGCCTGGCATTGGCATCCGGCTCGCTGATGCCGGCCGCCGTCAAAAAAGAAGAAGCCTCCTGAAGGGCTTCTCTGATATGGATCGCTGAAGACATGACAAACCTGTCTCTGTTCAAAGCGTTATTCTCCTTTTTCCAGCAATTCGGACTGCTCGGCAATGGTCAAGGCGGAAAGAATTTCTTCGATCTCCCCGTTCATAACCTGATCCAGCTTGTGCAGCGTAAGACCGATGCGGTGATCGGTTACGCGGCTTTGCGGGAAGTTGTAGGTCCGGATGCGTTCACTGCGGTCACCGGTGCCGACTTTGCTTTTGCGTTCTCCGGCGTATTTTGCTTCTTCTTCCTGACGCATCATATCGTAAATCCGGGTGCGCAGCACCTGCAGCGCTTTCTCCTTGTTGGAGTTCTGCGACTTGCCGTCCTGGCACGTAGCGACGATTCCGGTAGGAATGTGAGTCACCCGTACTGCGGATTTGGTTGTATTGACCGACTGTCCGCCTGCTCCGCTGGAGCAGAATGTATCGACGCGGATGTCTTTATCGTTGATCTCGATATCGACTTCTTCCGCTTCCGGCATGACCGCCACCGTTGAAGTCGAGGTATGAATCCGTCCGCCAGACTCTGTGGCCGGAATCCGCTGCACGCGGTGAGCGCCGCTTTCGTATTTCATTTTGCTGTAAGCGCCGCGCCCGTTAATCATAAAGATAACCTCTTTGAAACCGCCGAGGTCGCTTTCATTCACGTCCATCAGCTCTACGCGCCAGCCTTGGGCATCTGCATAACGGGTATACATGCGGTAGAGGTCGGCAGCAAACAAAGCTGCTTCGTCTCCGCCGGCAGCGCCGCGAATTTCGACGATCACGTTCTTGTCGTCATTCGGGTCTTTAGGCAGCAGCAAAACACGAATCTGCTCTTCGAGCTCCGTCTTGCGGGCAGTCAAATTGTCGATTTCGCCTTTGACCATTTCTTTCATCTCATCGTCAAGCTTCTCGTTCTGCATCTCTTTGGCAGCTTCGAGTTCTTCAACAACTTGCTTGTATTCATTATAAGCTTCGTAAGTGGGCTGCAAATCGGATTGTTCTTTGGAATAATCTCGCAGCTTCTTCGGATCGCTTGCCACATCCGGATCGCAAAGCAGCTCACTCAGCTTCTCGTAACGGTCGATCAGGGCTTCAAGTTTATCCAGCAAAGGAGTTCACCTCTCATAAGGTCATGAAATATAGACATAATATATATTTATTCTCGAAATTTCGGGTTGGTAAACGACTTTTTATTATATCATGAAGCTTTAAATTTGAACAGATAGGGTTTCTTGATTTTTGTTTCCAGAACTTTTAGACTGAAATCAGAACCGTTTCATTGGTGTTTAACTATTACGATTTCAACGGAAGGTGAAGCACAATGTCCAATCCAGATAGCAGCAAGGCCGACGGACGGCCAAAAATCGCCGTCGTAACCGGTGCAAGCGGAGGGATGGGACTCGCCACAGCCAGGCTGCTCGCCTCTGAGCACGGCATGAAGGTATACCTGCTGGCCCGGAGCCTGGAGCGGGGAACCGCAGCCCTGGAGAATATCAAACGCTGCAGCAAACGGGATGATCCGGAGCTGATCCTGTGTGATCTCGGCTCCATGGAGCAAGTCCGGCGGGCCGCTGAAGAAATCAGGTCCCGCTGTGGACATATCGACGTCCTGGTGAACAATGCCGGTGTCCTAACCCTGAAGAGGGAAGAAACCGAAGATGGATTTGAACGCCAGCTGGGCGTTAACCATCTTGGACATTTTGTTCTAACCCGGGAGCTGCTCCCCTTGCTCGCGGAAAGCCCTCAAGGACGGATTGTCATCGTCTCTTCGGCCGTTCACAAGATCGGCAGAATGAATTACAATGATCCGCACATGAAGCGGCATTATACGGCATGGGGCGCTTATGGCCGATCCAAGCTGGCTAATTTGTGGTTTATGAAGGAACTCAATGACCGGCTCAAGGACAGCCGGGTGACGGTCAATGCCGTCCATCCCGGGGCAGTATCGACACAGATCGGCGTCAATCGCAGCACCGGCTTCGGAGCCTTTGTACACCGGATGCTGAAGCCTTTTTTCCTGACGCCCGAGCAGGGCGTGGACACGGCTGTTTATTTGGCCTCCTCCCCGGAGGTCGCCGAAATGTCCGGCCTTTATTTCTACAAGCGCAAACCGGCAAAAATATCGGCGAAGGCTTCTTCTCCTGAATTGGCCCACCGCTTCTGGGAGTGGAGCGAAGAGGTAACCGGATACCGGGATACACCAAAGCCAAAATCCGTTGAGGCAACAATTCCGACAGGTCCTTTGGGCATAAACTCTTTTCGCTAGGTCCTTTCGCCATTTCACAATATAACTATAAATACGTTTTTGTCTAAGCGCCGTCCGCAGGAGTACGGCGCTTATTCTCTGTCTGCTCATGCAGGACCTCGATCAGCTCGCGAAACATGGCAAGATCCTGGGGGCCCGCATGCTCGCGGTACTGCTCGAACAAAGCGGCACAGCGAATGATGCCGGCATTATTCCTGGCAGCAATTCCCCACGCCAGGCTCCGCAGCAGATGAGCCATAGCCGGGGCAAACCGCTGCTTTTTTAACTCGTACACCGCCAGTTCACCAAAGAAATGCACGCCCCACTCGCGGGCAAACGGGCTGCTCACGAACTTCGGAGAATCCGCCAGGTGTCGCTGCAGCCCGGACAAGACTCCTCCATCAGCAGCTGGTATTTCGCCAAGCGGAGCGGCGATCCCGTCGATGATCGGCTGGCAGCGCTCCAGAATAACGTCCAGGTCATAGCCGTGTTCGTTAGCGGCCTGAACCATCCGGAAGACTGCTCCAGGCTTGTCTGCCCCCTCGGACAGCAGATTCCGGTCAGCATAAGCCTGCAGCGCTTCCGGTTCTCCGGCCAGCATCCGGCAGGCAAGGGTTTCGGCCTCCACCCAATCCTCGAACGGCTTCAAGCTTCCCTGCATCCCCCCGGCAGACGCCTGTACTCTGCTTGTGTCCCTGCATAAGGAAAGGTAATGAAGCGCCCGGTCATATTCTCCACGTTTCTCAAATACGATTGCCCGCAGCCGGTAACTGTGCAGGATATAACTCAGCTGGGGCCTGAACGGGTCCCCCTGGTCAAATCCGGCCGGTTGGGCAAGCTGTTCGGGCGCCTTTTTTCCCCTCTTATGCAACAAAGGAGATTCGGCTGACGTTTTTCGTTCAAGCTCTTCCGCCAGCTGCTCTACTCTCTCCCATTTACGCAAAAAGGCATACGTATCCGCCAGATCCAGCAGCGCTTCCACCTGATCGGCTTCGTCCAGCCGCTCCAGAAAACCTTCGAATCTCGTGGCCGATCTTAAAAGCGTATCTTTATCCTCCAGGCTGAACCTGGCGATTTGAAACAGCCGGTATTCACATAAAGCCAGTCGTTCCGAGTGCTGATATTTCTCGCTTTCCGCCACGTTCTGATAAAGAATGGAAGCCGCCTCCATGCGCCCTTCGCCAAGAAACTGCTCCGCGAGCTCAAACAGCAGCGGACCGTAGGACGGATTCTCCAGCATGCTCCGAACGACAAGCACCATTCCTTCTGTTTTGCCAAGCTCGGCAGAGCGGCGGAGGAAAGGGGAATATCGCCGCCAATCCGGCGCCGTCTCCATACATGCTTTGCCATACTGGTCGTAGAAATAACCTTCCGGCAGCCCCATTGCTGCCGTAATCCGGTCCATCTGGCCAACGGACAAAAACCGGTGACCTTTTAAAATATTGCTGACCGTGCCGGAATTAAGTCCGGACCGTTCAGCAAACTGGGTGATCGACAATTGATGTGTCTTGAGGTAATGTTCGATTGCCGTTTGAATGGTTCTGTCTGCCAATCTTGCTCCCCCAGTTCTTCCAGTCTTGTTCCTTGTCCTCTTTCGAGACAAGTTTATTTTATGATCGTGATCGATTTGTCGAGATTATGGATAGCTTCATAGTATTCAGATTTCCAGCAGTGGTCAAGGAATTGTGGCCGGTTTGCCTTCATTCCATTACAAAAAAGCCCCGTCAGGGAACCCCGCGGGACTTTGAAGATGCGACGGACGCCAGCCGACCGGTTTACCTCCGACCCTGCTCTGCCAAGCTCGCTTGAATGAGTTGTTTTATACGTTAAACCGGAAATGCATGACGTCTCCGTCCTGCACGACATAATCTTTGCCTTCGAGACGAAGCTGGCCGCGCTCTTTGGCGGCGTTCATCGAACCCGCAGCAATCAAATCCTCATAAGAGACAACCTCCGCACGGATAAAGCCGCGCTCGAAATCGCTGTGAATCACGCCTGCTGCGCCAGGAGCTTTGGTCCCTTTGCGGATGGTCCAGGCACGAACCTCCTGCACGCCGGCCGTAAAATAGGTATACAAGCCAAGCAGGCTGTAAGCCGCTTTGATCAAACGGTTCAAACCGGATTCCTCCAGGCCCAGCTCTTCCAGGAACATCGCTTTGTCTTCGCCTTCAAGCTCGGCAATTTCCGCTTCCACTTTGGCGCTGATCGGCACCACAGCCGCATTCTCGGCCGCTGCAAATTCGCGGACCTGCTGGACATACGGATTGGTATCAGCATCAGCTACGCCGTCTTCGCTGACATTCGCCGCATACAGCACCGGCTTCATCGTCAGCAGATGAAGATCGCGGATCAGCAGCTTCTCTTCATCGGACAGCTCCACGCTGCGCGCAGCCTGATCGTTGTACAGCGCTTCTTTCAGACGCTCCAGCACTTCCACTTCCTGCGCGTATTGCTTGTTGCCGCCTTTCATGTTCTTCTTGGCGCGGTCGATCCGTTTGTCCACGCTCTCCAGATCGGCCAGAATCAGCTCCAGGTTGATCGTCTGAATGTCGCTGACCGGGTTCACTTTGCCGTCAACATGCGTAATGTTCTCGTCTTCAAAGCAGCGCACCACGTGAACAATCGCATCCACTTCGCGGATATGCGCGAGGAATTTGTTGCCCAGACCTTCGCCTTTGCTCGCTCCGCGCACCAGACCCGCAATATCCACAAATTCGAACGCTGTTGGCACGGTCTTATTCGGTACTACCAGCTCCGTCAATTTGTCCAGACGTTCATCCGGAACCTCTACGACCCCCACGTTGGGATCAATCGTACAAAACGGATAGTTGGCGGATTCCGCACCCGCTTGTGTAATCGCGTTAAACAGTGTGGACTTACCCACGTTCGGCAGACCCACGATTCCTGCTTTCAAAGCCATTTATATGACAACTCCTCATAATACGTAAAATGGATTTCATTCTTCTTTATCTCATTCTTCTTTAGACCTAATGTCAAAACCTACTATCAAACAATCCTACTTATTATATATTAGATCAAATACGGGGGCAAGGCTTGAAGAACCCTTGTTTCTGCCTGGCACAAACAACCGGGAACCGCCTGCCCCTGCGGTGCGGTCTCTTCCTTCTCCACGCTCATGGCAGAGGCAGGCGGACAAGCCGCTGCGTCTCCCGCAGCTCGCGGATCGTGCCCGCGCCGATGCCAAACATCGCCACCCGCAGCTCCAGCTCGGTGAGGGCGAGCTGCTCGTCCACCGACGCCTCCGACGTCACCGCCGGAGCGAGCAGCGCCCGCCCGAAGCCGGCCAGATCGGCGCCGAGCGCAATAGCTTTGGCCGCGTCCAGCCCGCTGGCCAGGCCGCCGCTGGCAATAAGCGCCGCCTCCGGCAGCCGTCCGCGCACATCGCGGACGCATTCGGCGGTCGGATTGCCCCAGCCGGCGAAGGTGTCCGCGGCCATGCGGCGGAGCCTATCTGCGCTGCGGTATTTTTCCACCTGACTCCAGGAGGTGCCCCCCGCGCCCGCCACATCAATAAAAGCTGCCCCCGCCGAATAGAGGCGCTGCGCTGTCTCGCCGTCGATGCCCCAGCCAACCTCTTTGACGCCGACCGGAACCTCCAGCTCCCGGCACAGCTGCTCAATCCGTTTCAGCAGACCGCCGAAGGCCGTGTTCCCTTCCGGCTGGAACACCTCCTGCAGGCTGTTCAAATGCAGCACCAGCATGTCCGCTTCGGCGATCTCCACAGCCCGGCGCACGTCAGCCGTGCCGAAACCGTAGTTAAGCTGCACCGCTCCCAAATTCGCAATGACGGGAATCGTCGGCGCAAACCGGCGGACAGCGAAGGTAGATGCCAATTCAGCACGTTCTACCGCAGCCCGTACCGACCCCACGCCCATCGCCCAGCCTCGGTGTTCGGCCGCTTCGGCCAGCCGCTCGTTAATCGAGCCGCCCACCGCGCTGCCTCCTGTCATCGAGCTGATCAGCAGCGGAGCCCGCAGCTTATGGCCGAGAAATTCCGTGTCCAGGGAAATCGCATCAAAGTCCAGCTCCGGCAGGGCGTTGTGCTGGAAGCGGTAACGCTCCAGCCCCGTTGTAATCCCGGCACCTTCCACGTCTTCCTCCAGAACAATCCGGATATGCTCCGTCTTCCGTCCGGAGGTATCCGTCAGGGCTGCAGAAGAGGACGAAAGCAGCGCTTCAAGTTTTCCCGCGGCTGTATGAGCAGCCTTTTGCCTGTCTGAACCTCTCTGCGCCTCCTCCGTCCGGATTTCCTTCTTTCCTTCCCGCAGGACCTCCGACCGAATTTCCCCGCCTATATCCTGCCGCCCTTGCTGCCGTCTCCGGCCTCTGTAAACATTCCCGTGCCTCTGCCGCTGCTTCACTTCGATTTCTTCCTTTCTTCCTTCAAACGTTCATCGTCCACTTGCCGAACCGAACCAGCCGTTCAGAACCAGCTTTGGGCCGCCATAGGGTAAACAGTAATCATTTTTGATGCCGAATGCAAGAGGGGCCGCGCATCCTGCCTGCCTCGATCGAACGATCCGTCCAGGAGCCCTTGCTTCAAAAATGACGGTTCAAGGTATATAAATGGCACAGAAACCACAAGCTTACCCTCAAGGAGGAGAAGGACATGAACAGCCGCAAAGAACCGAAGCCCGGAGCTCATAGGCCGGGCCGGCCGCTTGAAACCGCCGCCCACCGGCGCAGGCGCCTTACCGCGCTGTCCCTCGCCGGATTGGCCGTCCTCCTGGTGCTGTGGGTGGCAGGCGTCATGATTTATCAGACCCACAAACCGCTGGCCCATGGCGTATCTTATGAAAGCCCCGAATACACCGTATCCGGCGTTCGGTTCTTATATGATCTGACTTACCCG includes the following:
- a CDS encoding SDR family NAD(P)-dependent oxidoreductase, which produces MGKRTKKIAVITGATSGIGELAAIELAKQGIQLVLTARSEERAEATLRRIREVSPEAEVKVYYGNLSVLKEVQRMGEEISKDHPVINILINNAGLHAFEQRITAEGYPEMIAVNYFAPWCLTQQLKSSLQASGQARVINVASEASRNYGKFKLPGDLTDTTPFSARGSSAIYGKTKLYNIMFTKELARRWAGTGIEAFALNPGFNVTGLGRELRFAALLEKILKFLRLGDPRYGAEIIVRLATAAEYKGHSGGYYNVKTGTELVPVSLADDPFMQKKLWEETEKLLKNQVGSDLSLQV
- a CDS encoding MarR family winged helix-turn-helix transcriptional regulator, whose translation is MNPTNNRSSSRLKLELELGEQLNILISAAHALNVKSAARFDPELQPAAFLLVRWLLSHGPASATALAEATAMDRSSVTRLINPLKERGYVYSEPDPNDRRGVRLSLTDSGRKQAEEALKLKETVFYGSIAKWEDNKLEQFITLLDQFNSP
- a CDS encoding FtsW/RodA/SpoVE family cell cycle protein encodes the protein MINKLKKMDWVIVVILGLLMVLSIILIHSGIAGWKDFKGADKRMALYYIPGFIAFFGIALLDYKLLVKYYMYILGLGLALLLLVLFIGSSVNGAQGWLKVPGGLSLQPAELFKLVLIITLTALLVRKHKAKLSFWKNVVPLTLVTLVPFGLVMAQNDIGNGLSYLVILLGLLWIGNLKYSHALIIIVVFAVAVVVGIKSYISFHDQIEASLAGTSKAHWLDRIDPWLMPDEASKDASYHTRNAKIAIASGGMFGKGYMQGDFVQSSRVPYTYSDSIFVVVAEEFGFVGCSVLLLLYFILIHRMILISLEARERSGPYLIVGVVAMLLYQIFENIGMFIGIMPLTGITLPFISFGGTSLLINMASLGVVMSVRLHGREKEDPLVQKQGS
- a CDS encoding HemK/PrmC family methyltransferase; this translates as MNRDRFVMSSAIHIREALQEASSFLTAAGISEPDANARLLLGHVLGLSPASLLASQREPFPEDRKVQWEQAITRKAEGEPAQYITGEQEFYGLTFKVNPAVLIPRPETELLVERIVQLGSELWPQERRGSAGPSAGGGTALAAEAKPCAARDSAAAAGAAIPSYPQPLAADIGTGSGAIAAALKQLRPEWRVMASDISPAALETAKSNAAELGLEIAFREGNLLEPFQGMKLDILVSNPPYIPAAVIEGLQPEVKDFEPRSALDGGEDGLDPYRIMMRQLVLLAAPPRLIGFELGMGQAGDVAGLLRQAGHWTRIETIRDYAGIERHVIGIAESE
- the prfA gene encoding peptide chain release factor 1, giving the protein MLDKLEALIDRYEKLSELLCDPDVASDPKKLRDYSKEQSDLQPTYEAYNEYKQVVEELEAAKEMQNEKLDDEMKEMVKGEIDNLTARKTELEEQIRVLLLPKDPNDDKNVIVEIRGAAGGDEAALFAADLYRMYTRYADAQGWRVELMDVNESDLGGFKEVIFMINGRGAYSKMKYESGAHRVQRIPATESGGRIHTSTSTVAVMPEAEEVDIEINDKDIRVDTFCSSGAGGQSVNTTKSAVRVTHIPTGIVATCQDGKSQNSNKEKALQVLRTRIYDMMRQEEEAKYAGERKSKVGTGDRSERIRTYNFPQSRVTDHRIGLTLHKLDQVMNGEIEEILSALTIAEQSELLEKGE
- a CDS encoding SDR family oxidoreductase, producing the protein MSNPDSSKADGRPKIAVVTGASGGMGLATARLLASEHGMKVYLLARSLERGTAALENIKRCSKRDDPELILCDLGSMEQVRRAAEEIRSRCGHIDVLVNNAGVLTLKREETEDGFERQLGVNHLGHFVLTRELLPLLAESPQGRIVIVSSAVHKIGRMNYNDPHMKRHYTAWGAYGRSKLANLWFMKELNDRLKDSRVTVNAVHPGAVSTQIGVNRSTGFGAFVHRMLKPFFLTPEQGVDTAVYLASSPEVAEMSGLYFYKRKPAKISAKASSPELAHRFWEWSEEVTGYRDTPKPKSVEATIPTGPLGINSFR
- a CDS encoding helix-turn-helix domain-containing protein, with product MADRTIQTAIEHYLKTHQLSITQFAERSGLNSGTVSNILKGHRFLSVGQMDRITAAMGLPEGYFYDQYGKACMETAPDWRRYSPFLRRSAELGKTEGMVLVVRSMLENPSYGPLLFELAEQFLGEGRMEAASILYQNVAESEKYQHSERLALCEYRLFQIARFSLEDKDTLLRSATRFEGFLERLDEADQVEALLDLADTYAFLRKWERVEQLAEELERKTSAESPLLHKRGKKAPEQLAQPAGFDQGDPFRPQLSYILHSYRLRAIVFEKRGEYDRALHYLSLCRDTSRVQASAGGMQGSLKPFEDWVEAETLACRMLAGEPEALQAYADRNLLSEGADKPGAVFRMVQAANEHGYDLDVILERCQPIIDGIAAPLGEIPAADGGVLSGLQRHLADSPKFVSSPFAREWGVHFFGELAVYELKKQRFAPAMAHLLRSLAWGIAARNNAGIIRCAALFEQYREHAGPQDLAMFRELIEVLHEQTENKRRTPADGA
- the ychF gene encoding redox-regulated ATPase YchF; its protein translation is MALKAGIVGLPNVGKSTLFNAITQAGAESANYPFCTIDPNVGVVEVPDERLDKLTELVVPNKTVPTAFEFVDIAGLVRGASKGEGLGNKFLAHIREVDAIVHVVRCFEDENITHVDGKVNPVSDIQTINLELILADLESVDKRIDRAKKNMKGGNKQYAQEVEVLERLKEALYNDQAARSVELSDEEKLLIRDLHLLTMKPVLYAANVSEDGVADADTNPYVQQVREFAAAENAAVVPISAKVEAEIAELEGEDKAMFLEELGLEESGLNRLIKAAYSLLGLYTYFTAGVQEVRAWTIRKGTKAPGAAGVIHSDFERGFIRAEVVSYEDLIAAGSMNAAKERGQLRLEGKDYVVQDGDVMHFRFNV
- the fni gene encoding type 2 isopentenyl-diphosphate Delta-isomerase, which produces MLSSSSAALTDTSGRKTEHIRIVLEEDVEGAGITTGLERYRFQHNALPELDFDAISLDTEFLGHKLRAPLLISSMTGGSAVGGSINERLAEAAEHRGWAMGVGSVRAAVERAELASTFAVRRFAPTIPVIANLGAVQLNYGFGTADVRRAVEIAEADMLVLHLNSLQEVFQPEGNTAFGGLLKRIEQLCRELEVPVGVKEVGWGIDGETAQRLYSAGAAFIDVAGAGGTSWSQVEKYRSADRLRRMAADTFAGWGNPTAECVRDVRGRLPEAALIASGGLASGLDAAKAIALGADLAGFGRALLAPAVTSEASVDEQLALTELELRVAMFGIGAGTIRELRETQRLVRLPLP